One Candidatus Binatia bacterium DNA window includes the following coding sequences:
- a CDS encoding SDR family NAD(P)-dependent oxidoreductase, whose amino-acid sequence MKPHEFAGQTVFIPGGSMGLGLAAARRLAALGAHVVVFARRRGPLEAAGREIAAARRDVRQTVAHYELDVGDPEAVREVVTAAIAAHGTPAALLNCAGQARPGYFEDITQERLTETLRVNLHSCWNTMQVLVPHMKARGGGYIVNTASVAGLIGVIGFSDYCAAKFAVVGLSEALRCELAPHGITVSVLCPPDMDTPGYAIENQSKPAETRAVSAGARIMTADEAAVELLAGMARRAAVIVPGRDARLVVRIKRWVPRIVEWMMARQIRAVQRRG is encoded by the coding sequence ATGAAGCCGCACGAATTCGCAGGACAGACTGTATTCATTCCCGGGGGGTCGATGGGACTCGGGCTGGCGGCGGCACGGCGTCTCGCCGCGCTGGGCGCGCATGTAGTTGTGTTCGCGCGACGCCGCGGGCCGCTGGAGGCCGCGGGTCGGGAGATTGCCGCCGCCCGGCGCGATGTGCGTCAGACGGTGGCCCACTACGAACTCGACGTTGGCGACCCCGAAGCGGTGCGGGAGGTGGTGACCGCGGCGATCGCTGCGCACGGAACGCCGGCGGCGCTGCTCAACTGCGCCGGGCAGGCGAGGCCGGGGTATTTCGAGGACATTACGCAGGAACGGCTCACGGAGACCTTAAGGGTGAACCTGCACAGTTGCTGGAACACGATGCAGGTGCTGGTGCCTCACATGAAGGCTCGCGGCGGCGGTTACATCGTGAACACCGCTTCGGTGGCCGGACTCATCGGCGTGATCGGATTCAGCGATTACTGCGCGGCCAAGTTCGCCGTGGTGGGTTTGTCGGAAGCGCTGCGCTGCGAGCTGGCACCGCACGGAATTACCGTGTCGGTGCTGTGTCCGCCCGACATGGACACGCCGGGGTACGCCATCGAGAACCAGAGCAAACCGGCGGAAACCAGGGCGGTGTCGGCCGGGGCGCGGATAATGACCGCCGACGAAGCCGCCGTCGAGTTGCTGGCCGGCATGGCGCGGCGGGCCGCGGTGATCGTCCCGGGGCGTGACGCGCGCCTCGTCGTGCGGATCAAGCGGTGGGTGCCGCGCATTGTGGAATGGATGATGGCGCGGCAGATCCGCGCGGTGCAGCGGCGCGGTTGA
- a CDS encoding phosphoenolpyruvate carboxykinase (GTP) produces the protein MIIPDSAKRWVAQIADQTTPDQVVWCDGSAEEHARLTAEAVKTGVLIPLNQEKLPGCYLHRSHPNDVARSEHLTFICTRSKEAAGPTNNWMDPADARKTVGGLFKKCMKGRTLYVVPFLMGPPSSPFSKVGIEITDSIYVVLNMRIMTRMGAVALDHLQGRDNFTRCLHSLGELDPEKRFILHFPEDNEIWSIGSGYGGNALLGKKCLALRIASWLGKQEGWLAEHMLILGVQTPDGNTRYITGAFPSACGKTNLAMLVPPPEMAAAGYKVWTLGDDIAWLRPGEDGRLWAINPEAGFFGVVPGTSAKTNPNAMRTIARNTIYTNVALRKDGTVWWEGHDEPAPDEAMDWQGMPWTPFSSEPAAHPNSRFTAPAVQCPSISPLWEDPRGVPIDAMLFGARRQRVVPLVFQGTTWQHGVFLAATLASETTAAAAGKVGVLRRDPMAMLPFCGYNMADYWGHWLEVGAHLAHAPKIFRVNWFRTGANGKFLWPGFGDNLRVLQWIIDRCAGKGEAERTFLGYIPTRRVIDRTGIDVPDAVMDQLLHVDRVDWLDAIESQQLFFEKFGAHLPGAIVEEHQALAHRVSEALLKAD, from the coding sequence ATGATCATCCCTGATTCTGCCAAACGTTGGGTCGCACAAATCGCCGATCAAACCACTCCCGACCAGGTCGTGTGGTGCGACGGCTCGGCCGAGGAACACGCTCGGTTGACCGCCGAGGCCGTCAAGACCGGGGTGCTCATACCGCTTAACCAGGAAAAGCTCCCCGGGTGCTACCTGCACCGCAGCCATCCCAACGACGTCGCCCGCTCCGAACACCTGACCTTTATCTGCACGCGAAGCAAGGAAGCCGCCGGACCGACCAACAACTGGATGGACCCGGCCGACGCTCGCAAGACCGTCGGGGGGTTGTTCAAGAAGTGCATGAAGGGTCGCACCCTCTACGTCGTGCCCTTTCTCATGGGCCCGCCGTCATCGCCGTTTTCCAAGGTCGGCATCGAGATCACCGACAGCATCTACGTCGTCCTCAACATGCGCATCATGACCCGCATGGGCGCCGTGGCGCTCGACCATCTGCAGGGCCGGGACAACTTCACGCGCTGTCTGCACTCGCTCGGCGAGCTCGATCCGGAGAAGCGCTTCATTCTGCACTTCCCGGAGGACAACGAGATCTGGTCGATCGGTTCCGGCTACGGCGGCAACGCGCTGCTCGGCAAGAAGTGCCTGGCCCTGCGGATCGCAAGCTGGCTCGGCAAGCAAGAAGGCTGGCTCGCCGAGCACATGCTGATCCTCGGCGTGCAGACCCCCGACGGCAACACCCGTTACATCACCGGCGCCTTCCCGAGTGCCTGCGGCAAGACGAACCTCGCCATGCTGGTGCCGCCGCCGGAGATGGCCGCCGCAGGTTACAAGGTCTGGACCCTCGGGGACGACATCGCATGGTTGCGCCCCGGGGAAGACGGCCGTCTCTGGGCGATCAACCCGGAAGCGGGCTTCTTCGGCGTCGTCCCCGGCACCAGTGCGAAAACCAACCCCAACGCGATGCGCACCATCGCGAGGAACACGATTTACACCAACGTGGCGCTTCGCAAGGACGGCACGGTGTGGTGGGAAGGGCACGACGAACCGGCCCCGGACGAGGCGATGGACTGGCAGGGGATGCCCTGGACACCCTTCTCTTCGGAACCGGCAGCGCATCCGAATTCCCGCTTCACGGCTCCGGCCGTGCAGTGTCCGTCGATCTCTCCCCTCTGGGAAGACCCCCGGGGCGTGCCGATCGACGCCATGCTCTTCGGGGCCCGCCGGCAGCGGGTGGTGCCGCTGGTGTTCCAGGGCACGACGTGGCAGCACGGGGTCTTTCTCGCCGCCACGCTGGCTTCCGAGACCACGGCGGCCGCCGCCGGGAAAGTGGGCGTGCTGCGCCGCGACCCGATGGCCATGCTGCCGTTCTGCGGATACAACATGGCCGACTACTGGGGACACTGGCTCGAGGTCGGCGCGCACCTCGCCCACGCGCCCAAGATCTTTCGCGTCAACTGGTTCCGGACGGGTGCAAACGGCAAGTTCCTCTGGCCCGGCTTCGGCGATAACCTGCGGGTCCTGCAGTGGATCATCGACCGTTGCGCGGGCAAGGGAGAGGCCGAACGCACGTTTCTCGGCTACATCCCGACCCGACGCGTCATTGACCGGACCGGGATCGATGTTCCCGACGCGGTCATGGATCAGTTACTGCACGTCGACCGCGTCGACTGGCTGGACGCCATCGAGAGCCAGCAGTTGTTCTTCGAGAAGTTCGGCGCCCACCTGCCAGGAGCCATCGTCGAAGAGCATCAGGCGCTGGCGCACCGCGTATCGGAGGCGCTCCTGAAGGCCGACTGA
- a CDS encoding enoyl-CoA hydratase, with protein sequence MAGQIHTRTEGHIGWIVFDNQARRNAISSEMWRAIPPAVEQLDADPAVRVVVMRGAGEVAFVSGADISEFERARAGTAAEDYDRQNARAVTALLSCSKPLLAMIHGFCVGGGCALALTADLRYSADDGVFAIPAARLGLGYSAAGIELLVHVLGPSAAKELFFTARRFPATDALRLGIINHIVPKADLEAAVREVAAEIAGNAPLTIRAAKRAMQELLREPAQRDPAGVARAVHACYESADYMEGVRAFLEKRRPRFHGR encoded by the coding sequence ATGGCGGGACAGATACATACCAGGACCGAGGGTCATATCGGCTGGATCGTCTTCGACAACCAGGCTCGGCGCAATGCCATTTCGAGCGAAATGTGGCGGGCCATCCCGCCCGCCGTCGAGCAACTCGACGCCGACCCCGCCGTACGCGTCGTCGTCATGCGCGGAGCGGGCGAGGTCGCCTTTGTATCCGGCGCCGACATCTCCGAGTTCGAGCGCGCCCGTGCCGGCACTGCCGCCGAGGACTACGACCGGCAGAACGCGCGCGCGGTGACCGCCCTGCTTTCGTGCTCCAAGCCGCTGCTGGCGATGATTCACGGGTTCTGCGTCGGTGGCGGCTGCGCCCTCGCGCTCACCGCGGACCTGCGCTACAGCGCCGACGACGGCGTCTTCGCAATTCCCGCGGCGCGGCTGGGCCTGGGCTACAGTGCGGCCGGCATCGAGCTGCTCGTGCACGTCCTCGGCCCGTCGGCCGCCAAGGAACTCTTCTTCACGGCCCGCAGGTTCCCCGCCACCGACGCTCTGCGCCTCGGCATAATCAATCACATCGTACCCAAGGCCGATCTCGAAGCCGCCGTCCGCGAAGTTGCCGCGGAGATCGCCGGCAACGCGCCGCTGACCATTCGCGCCGCCAAGCGGGCCATGCAGGAACTTCTGCGCGAGCCCGCGCAACGCGACCCGGCTGGAGTCGCTCGCGCCGTGCACGCCTGCTACGAGAGCGCCGACTACATGGAAGGTGTGCGCGCCTTCCTCGAGAAGCGCCGCCCCCGCTTCCACGGCCGCTGA
- a CDS encoding MBL fold metallo-hydrolase, translating to MRRLAVAVLVLFAVAGGWLVYAWNDRPSIERRRGLMLPAAAETAPVRVTFLGVSTLLFDDGDTAILIDGFFSRPGLLRTALMRIEPDMPRIEESLRRAGVERVAAVFVVHSHYDHAMDAPEVARRSGALLVGSESTANVGRGGGLAEERTRVVRGGETLTFGRWRVTVIPSRHFPHGMAMGEIGAPLRPPARAADYLEGGSFSVLLDNGERSFLVQGSAGYLPGALRGRRAEIVFLGIGGLGSRDDAYRDEYWREVVASVGARRVIPIHWDDFSRPLTEPLLPLPRLLDDFDISMDFIAQRAAAGGVDVKLVDAWQKVDPYAGL from the coding sequence ATGCGTCGCTTGGCGGTTGCCGTACTCGTTCTGTTCGCCGTCGCCGGGGGATGGCTGGTGTACGCGTGGAACGACCGGCCGTCGATCGAGCGCCGCCGCGGACTCATGCTCCCCGCGGCGGCGGAAACGGCGCCGGTGCGGGTTACCTTTCTCGGTGTTTCGACGCTCCTGTTCGACGACGGCGACACGGCGATCCTGATCGACGGCTTTTTCAGCCGGCCGGGTTTGCTGCGCACGGCTCTGATGCGAATCGAGCCGGACATGCCGAGGATCGAAGAGTCGCTGCGGCGAGCCGGGGTCGAGCGTGTCGCGGCCGTGTTTGTCGTGCACTCGCACTACGACCACGCCATGGATGCGCCCGAGGTCGCGCGCCGCAGCGGCGCTCTTCTCGTCGGCTCGGAATCGACGGCGAACGTTGGCCGCGGCGGCGGCCTTGCCGAGGAGCGTACCCGCGTGGTCCGCGGCGGCGAGACGCTCACTTTCGGCCGCTGGCGCGTTACGGTGATCCCGTCGCGTCACTTCCCGCACGGCATGGCGATGGGCGAGATCGGGGCGCCGCTTCGCCCACCCGCCCGCGCCGCCGACTATCTCGAAGGGGGCAGCTTCTCGGTGCTGCTCGATAACGGCGAGCGGAGCTTCCTCGTGCAGGGAAGCGCCGGCTACCTGCCCGGTGCTCTCCGTGGCCGGCGCGCGGAGATCGTCTTTCTCGGCATCGGCGGCCTCGGCTCGCGCGACGATGCGTACCGCGACGAGTACTGGCGCGAGGTCGTCGCCAGCGTCGGTGCGCGACGGGTGATCCCGATCCACTGGGACGATTTCAGTCGGCCGCTGACGGAGCCGCTGCTGCCCCTGCCGCGTTTACTGGACGACTTCGACATCTCGATGGACTTCATCGCGCAACGCGCCGCCGCCGGGGGAGTCGACGTCAAGCTTGTCGACGCGTGGCAGAAGGTCGACCCCTACGCCGGCCTCTGA